A single genomic interval of Chitinophaga sp. 180180018-3 harbors:
- a CDS encoding TonB-dependent receptor: protein MKKWLHRIVSILFFLPKAYLYGWCLCCCITLQATGATLQELDEIFTFSRQQLKAGEVVGEIEKSHKLRFTYGEAAAALLGKPVTLQNRTVTLKTALDAVKKATGLQYNVNGRYVVLQPAPPEPAVQPVPLRGKVTDARNGTPLPGVTIKVKGGGIGVVTDGNGEFLIRINGDKIVLQVSYIGYQSKEIKVGNPADVLQITLKEDHTQLGEVEVTASKKTNTEMATLNERKNAAIVQDAISAAQIAKSASITTTQALQRVTGVTITDDKYVAVRGLGDRSVIAQLNGARLSSADPDRSTVPLDLIPAALLDNATVYKTMTPDKPADAAAGIIELKTRSVPDSMLLEFTSQIGVNSSVGLGGSYTGFRNNDLGFLGQKVKSHNLSPEFNQLKDLYPGGLPEIQNLFRQSRNNPALAAESYRINSIMQKFDPVLTTSQQPAVLNQIYTVSFGNSYRVFKKHKLGVIVSANYYRRTEDRYNATLNQYSIYQGILTGSDKRENGYESVPRLYNPLNVPPFVTPDNPRLGKYLGYRENSGITSLSYGILTGLTYRFNARHQIQAQYIGSSGAEASAANLNGAWENTGLQYPVYNYVNQLKQSYRKFNTFNFQGEHQLIKRNWSPRVGYNLSASLSSQNEPDFRFTDVAMSRATRLQDPAGTGVVSDLYSFVSGSVHGLGPDGMILADPNGRKFRKLDEHNYNAKVDVTQPFNISGRQQLFKAGYNYLRRERDFTENVMGLPGSNLGGDNGQLDRVQGRLDELISYGNIGLKDPGGYDDEGQPRVGGFLYQIRKSPNNYIGTYETQAFYGMIDAHINDRLRLTGGVRFESTDIRAKVDTSNVFNPLVNGPLAGGSVNTGVSTARPNTGLKTSFKPYYSANLTYAYRSNMNFRLGYSTTLARPELRELTNIYEFDPFQFAVVVGNPDLKNQLTRSVDFRWEWFLQPGEVIAASVFGKQIESQLTKVFSYNPQGSKALAPEFPVVAYRNDPNRGQLVGVELEIRKNLGVFTPALRRLFVGANVMFASSSITKNAERVNASRAIDRNASDKSPLFEQAPYSINAYLDYDNPRTGTSFMTSFNMVGERLIQVQLDGTPDLYSRPAPMLDVVFSQRLMKRFTLKGFVKNILNPAFREVYSTPRTNGLYHGVRYIRHEFYRGTEYSLGLTYRLL, encoded by the coding sequence ATGAAGAAATGGTTACACCGCATTGTCAGTATACTTTTTTTCTTGCCGAAGGCTTACCTGTATGGCTGGTGCCTATGTTGCTGCATCACATTGCAGGCTACGGGCGCCACTTTACAGGAGCTGGACGAAATATTTACATTCAGCCGGCAGCAATTGAAAGCTGGCGAAGTGGTTGGCGAAATAGAAAAAAGCCATAAACTCCGGTTTACATACGGAGAAGCCGCCGCTGCGCTGCTCGGCAAACCTGTAACGTTGCAGAACCGCACAGTTACCCTGAAAACCGCACTGGACGCGGTAAAAAAAGCTACCGGTTTGCAATACAATGTGAACGGACGATACGTGGTACTACAGCCCGCTCCGCCGGAACCAGCAGTACAACCTGTTCCACTCAGAGGTAAAGTAACAGATGCCCGCAACGGCACACCGCTTCCTGGTGTTACCATCAAAGTAAAAGGTGGCGGCATCGGCGTGGTAACAGATGGCAATGGCGAGTTCCTTATACGCATCAATGGCGACAAAATCGTATTGCAGGTTTCCTATATCGGTTATCAGTCAAAGGAAATTAAAGTAGGTAATCCCGCTGATGTTTTGCAAATAACATTGAAGGAAGACCATACACAGCTCGGTGAAGTAGAAGTAACGGCCAGTAAGAAGACCAACACCGAAATGGCCACGCTGAATGAAAGAAAGAACGCGGCCATTGTACAGGATGCTATTTCTGCTGCACAGATAGCCAAGAGCGCCAGCATCACTACCACGCAGGCACTGCAACGGGTGACCGGCGTTACTATCACAGACGATAAATATGTAGCCGTACGTGGCCTGGGTGATAGAAGTGTGATTGCACAACTGAATGGCGCCCGCCTGTCGTCGGCTGATCCCGATCGCAGTACGGTACCACTGGACCTCATTCCGGCAGCGCTGCTCGACAATGCTACGGTATATAAAACCATGACGCCAGATAAACCAGCCGATGCCGCTGCTGGTATCATTGAGCTGAAAACACGATCTGTTCCGGATTCCATGTTGCTTGAATTTACGTCCCAGATCGGCGTTAATTCAAGTGTGGGTCTGGGTGGTAGCTATACTGGCTTCCGTAACAATGACCTGGGTTTCTTAGGACAAAAAGTGAAATCTCATAATCTTTCTCCGGAATTTAACCAGCTGAAAGACTTATACCCCGGAGGTTTACCGGAGATACAAAATCTCTTCCGCCAGAGCCGCAACAATCCGGCATTGGCAGCTGAATCTTATCGTATCAACAGCATTATGCAGAAATTTGATCCGGTACTCACTACCTCACAACAACCGGCGGTGCTGAACCAGATCTATACCGTTTCTTTTGGTAACAGCTATCGCGTGTTCAAAAAGCATAAGCTGGGTGTAATCGTCAGCGCTAACTACTACCGTCGTACGGAAGACCGCTATAATGCTACGTTGAATCAATACAGCATCTACCAGGGCATACTAACGGGATCGGATAAACGGGAAAATGGGTATGAATCGGTGCCACGGTTGTATAATCCGCTGAATGTACCCCCTTTCGTAACACCCGATAACCCACGCTTAGGTAAATACCTCGGCTACCGGGAAAACTCCGGCATCACCAGTTTGAGTTATGGTATCCTCACGGGGTTAACTTACCGTTTTAATGCCCGTCACCAGATACAGGCACAGTATATTGGCAGCAGCGGAGCAGAAGCATCGGCCGCCAACCTCAACGGCGCCTGGGAAAACACCGGATTGCAATACCCCGTGTACAACTACGTGAACCAGCTGAAGCAGTCGTACCGGAAATTTAATACGTTCAACTTCCAGGGCGAACATCAACTGATAAAGAGAAACTGGTCGCCGCGTGTGGGATATAATCTCAGCGCTTCTTTGTCGTCGCAGAATGAACCCGACTTCCGGTTCACGGATGTGGCGATGTCTCGCGCCACCCGTCTGCAAGACCCTGCCGGTACCGGTGTAGTGAGCGACCTGTATTCTTTCGTATCCGGCAGCGTGCATGGCCTCGGTCCGGATGGAATGATCCTTGCCGATCCCAACGGCCGTAAATTCCGCAAACTGGATGAGCACAACTACAATGCGAAGGTCGACGTTACACAACCTTTCAATATCAGCGGCCGTCAGCAACTCTTCAAGGCAGGATATAACTACCTCCGCAGGGAACGCGATTTCACCGAAAACGTCATGGGCCTCCCGGGCAGTAACCTCGGTGGAGATAACGGGCAGCTGGATCGTGTGCAGGGCCGCCTGGATGAACTGATATCTTATGGCAACATTGGCCTGAAAGATCCGGGTGGTTATGATGATGAAGGACAACCCAGGGTGGGGGGCTTCCTTTACCAGATCAGAAAATCGCCGAATAATTATATTGGTACTTATGAAACGCAGGCCTTCTATGGCATGATCGATGCTCATATCAACGACCGCCTGCGACTCACCGGAGGTGTGCGTTTCGAATCCACCGATATCCGTGCAAAGGTAGATACCAGCAACGTCTTTAATCCGCTGGTGAACGGCCCGCTGGCCGGTGGCAGTGTCAACACCGGCGTTAGTACCGCCCGCCCTAATACCGGACTAAAAACATCTTTCAAACCATATTATTCTGCTAACCTGACCTATGCATACCGCAGCAACATGAACTTCCGCCTGGGTTACAGCACCACGCTGGCCCGGCCGGAATTACGGGAGCTGACTAACATCTATGAGTTCGATCCTTTTCAGTTTGCGGTAGTAGTAGGTAATCCCGATCTGAAAAATCAGCTGACACGTAGTGTGGACTTCAGATGGGAATGGTTTCTGCAGCCGGGGGAAGTGATTGCGGCCTCCGTTTTTGGCAAACAGATCGAATCGCAGCTCACAAAAGTATTCAGTTATAATCCGCAGGGCAGCAAAGCCCTGGCCCCGGAGTTCCCGGTGGTGGCTTACCGGAATGATCCTAATCGTGGCCAGCTGGTAGGAGTGGAACTGGAAATACGTAAGAACCTCGGCGTGTTCACGCCTGCCCTCCGCAGACTGTTCGTTGGCGCCAACGTGATGTTTGCTTCCAGCAGTATCACCAAAAATGCGGAACGTGTAAATGCTTCCCGCGCCATTGACCGCAACGCTTCTGATAAAAGTCCGCTGTTCGAACAGGCGCCTTATTCCATCAACGCCTACCTCGATTATGATAATCCGCGCACCGGTACCAGTTTCATGACGAGCTTTAATATGGTAGGTGAACGCCTGATACAGGTGCAGCTGGATGGTACGCCCGACCTCTACAGCCGGCCTGCACCAATGCTGGATGTTGTGTTTAGCCAGCGCCTGATGAAACGCTTCACGCTGAAAGGCTTCGTTAAAAATATTCTCAATCCCGCTTTCCGGGAAGTGTATTCCACACCTCGTACCAACGGCCTGTATCATGGTGTGCGTTACATACGGCATGAGTTCTATCGTGGTACGGAATACTCACTGGGACTCACTTATCGTCTGTTATAA
- a CDS encoding FecR domain-containing protein, giving the protein MNIHHLQRMIDRYLRKESSEIEQDLIDRWFTSEGEPAMVLDKDKKQQLAAEMLVAIEQYISREENNIRQLKQHRRLLWWRWAAILIPVIAVTWMFFGQRGRYVEKPQQLIADQVFEAPAQGLRKITLTDGSRIYLFPKTILRVPPNYGDTDRFLTIQGRAFVEVADDPQRIFRVKAGNMITRVLGTSFEIREAKHSQRAAVTVKSGKVRVQYGEKVLSDLSAGNRLTYDTVTAIYETEKLDTENTGSWISGRLIFRQTPLQEVCQTLEEWYDVKITAAGRHGLLQEKVTADFTNQPLDKVLQLLSQTLKFRYRITNQQISIY; this is encoded by the coding sequence ATGAATATCCATCATTTGCAAAGAATGATAGATCGCTACCTGCGCAAGGAATCCAGCGAAATAGAACAGGACCTGATCGACCGATGGTTTACCAGCGAAGGGGAGCCCGCTATGGTATTGGATAAGGACAAGAAACAACAGCTGGCAGCGGAAATGCTGGTGGCGATAGAACAATATATCTCCCGCGAAGAAAATAATATCAGGCAACTGAAGCAACATCGCAGACTGCTGTGGTGGCGATGGGCTGCTATATTGATCCCTGTTATTGCTGTTACATGGATGTTCTTTGGCCAGCGTGGCCGTTATGTAGAAAAGCCGCAACAGCTTATTGCAGACCAGGTATTTGAAGCGCCCGCTCAGGGACTGCGGAAAATCACGCTGACGGATGGTTCCAGGATTTATCTTTTCCCGAAGACTATTTTACGGGTGCCACCGAATTATGGAGATACTGATCGCTTTCTTACCATACAGGGACGCGCTTTTGTAGAGGTGGCCGATGATCCGCAGCGCATCTTCCGCGTAAAGGCCGGTAATATGATCACCCGTGTATTGGGTACATCTTTCGAAATAAGAGAAGCAAAACATAGCCAGCGTGCTGCCGTTACCGTTAAATCCGGAAAGGTAAGGGTACAATATGGCGAAAAAGTCCTTTCCGATTTATCCGCCGGAAACAGGCTGACGTACGACACGGTCACAGCCATATATGAAACGGAAAAGCTGGACACGGAAAATACAGGAAGCTGGATATCAGGCCGTTTGATTTTCCGGCAAACGCCCTTGCAGGAAGTCTGCCAGACGCTGGAAGAATGGTATGATGTAAAAATAACAGCTGCCGGCCGACATGGCCTGCTGCAGGAAAAAGTGACCGCCGACTTTACTAATCAGCCGCTGGATAAAGTATTGCAGTTATTATCGCAGACGCTGAAATTCAGATACCGTATAACAAACCAACAGATCTCTATTTATTAA
- a CDS encoding RNA polymerase sigma-70 factor: MQYSAANSLELLQFIKNDDKQAFNELYHRFWEPLYLIAFRKLKDREEAKDVVQHVFANLWLYRHGMTLPDSPEAYLFGSLRNEILRSISRMLRDRQRQEEIARNILPEFEQLIDPLYKKELLQLLDKQVELLPDRMQQVYRMSREQHLSVQEIAGQLGLSEQTVRNQLNTALKKIRVGLREVMLLAIFLKNIS; encoded by the coding sequence ATGCAATACTCAGCAGCCAACAGCCTGGAGCTACTGCAATTCATTAAAAATGACGATAAACAGGCGTTTAATGAACTGTACCATCGCTTCTGGGAACCGCTATACCTGATTGCCTTCCGGAAATTGAAGGACCGGGAAGAAGCCAAAGACGTGGTGCAGCATGTATTCGCTAACCTGTGGCTGTATCGTCATGGTATGACCCTGCCGGATTCCCCGGAGGCCTACCTGTTTGGCAGCCTGCGCAATGAAATATTACGCAGCATCTCCCGCATGCTCCGCGACCGGCAGCGGCAGGAGGAAATAGCCAGGAACATCCTGCCCGAATTTGAACAACTCATTGACCCGCTTTATAAAAAAGAATTACTGCAACTCCTCGATAAACAAGTCGAACTTTTGCCCGATCGTATGCAACAGGTATATCGCATGAGTCGCGAACAACACCTTTCTGTACAGGAAATCGCCGGACAACTGGGCCTTTCCGAACAAACTGTCCGCAATCAGCTGAATACTGCACTGAAAAAAATAAGGGTGGGGCTCCGGGAAGTGATGCTGCTGGCCATTTTTCTAAAGAATATTTCCTGA
- a CDS encoding PD-(D/E)XK nuclease family protein has product MNNTLHLLDKLSGIGENYILRKNAPVASRPNIFLLISDQYHKENLHTAILHHLLQDPLLLKNFLTVLAQQRVNCTFKEDAKVEIYKERGWVDISLVDTNNKQAIIIENKINGAVDQPKQLLKYYNYFDNMGFEVLGTVYLTLDGRKKPLSSPGWTLNEYEKVFKTIIYLSAYRVNWPDLYHHWILPSMAGITDIDLLSTIRQYGHLLQILNKHTMDNLTLSNFYDIITENNQHFKTAQAMRQMLDDFPLFLAHKMEGEYQFATDVFPQIWVYNKSDALATVLQDCMIAENFNFTVDVTVLPNANALEVSLFERQGYLSPVNDPIQGILKLMPSNHGLIYDPERARYIRVFQFPEEKHLVDESIVSLVDAIRQIKKK; this is encoded by the coding sequence ATGAACAATACACTCCATCTCCTGGATAAGTTATCCGGGATTGGCGAGAACTACATCCTGCGCAAGAATGCACCAGTTGCCTCGCGGCCGAATATTTTTTTACTTATTTCAGATCAGTACCACAAGGAAAATCTTCATACAGCTATTTTGCATCATCTGCTTCAAGATCCGCTTTTGCTTAAAAACTTTTTGACAGTGCTTGCGCAACAACGCGTAAACTGCACCTTTAAAGAAGATGCGAAAGTTGAGATTTATAAAGAAAGGGGATGGGTTGATATTTCACTTGTAGATACGAATAACAAGCAGGCTATCATCATTGAGAACAAAATAAACGGCGCAGTAGATCAGCCAAAGCAACTATTGAAGTACTACAACTATTTCGATAATATGGGCTTCGAGGTACTTGGCACGGTGTACCTGACGCTCGATGGCAGAAAGAAACCACTGTCAAGTCCGGGTTGGACACTTAATGAGTATGAGAAGGTTTTTAAGACGATCATTTACTTGTCGGCGTATCGTGTTAACTGGCCGGACCTCTATCATCATTGGATATTGCCCTCAATGGCTGGTATAACGGATATTGACCTTCTTAGCACAATAAGACAATACGGACATTTGTTACAGATACTGAACAAGCATACTATGGACAATTTAACCCTTTCTAATTTTTACGATATTATTACGGAAAATAATCAGCATTTCAAAACGGCCCAGGCGATGAGGCAGATGCTTGATGATTTCCCATTATTTCTTGCACATAAAATGGAGGGAGAATATCAGTTTGCAACAGATGTATTTCCCCAAATATGGGTTTACAACAAATCTGACGCCCTGGCTACGGTTTTGCAGGATTGTATGATAGCCGAAAATTTCAATTTTACTGTTGATGTAACTGTCTTACCTAATGCAAATGCATTGGAAGTAAGCTTATTCGAGCGACAGGGATATCTCTCTCCGGTGAATGACCCAATTCAGGGGATATTAAAATTGATGCCATCTAACCACGGTCTTATATATGATCCGGAAAGAGCCCGCTATATTCGTGTGTTTCAATTTCCGGAAGAAAAGCACCTGGTAGATGAAAGTATTGTAAGTTTGGTTGATGCAATAAGGCAGATAAAGAAAAAATAG
- a CDS encoding helix-turn-helix transcriptional regulator, translating into MMKLNERISNARKEKGLTQEELADLANVTTRTIQRIEYGESIPRSYTLKAIARALDLTYEELVTAKATQQPEDIAQQPEEAAHFIKMLNLSCFSYLVIPWIHFLIPIYLLKKQRNIGGDALTISRKIIRQQMYWVAALQLLMLLTFAYNYIQVTGNGHYIAHYLWPFLFMYLLNAGLILYNNQLIQTQLKLIDPQSLSCN; encoded by the coding sequence ATGATGAAACTGAATGAACGGATCAGCAATGCCCGAAAAGAAAAGGGACTTACCCAGGAAGAACTGGCCGACCTGGCCAACGTGACTACGCGTACCATTCAGCGGATTGAATACGGCGAAAGCATTCCGAGGAGCTATACTTTGAAGGCAATCGCAAGGGCATTAGATCTGACTTATGAAGAGCTGGTTACTGCCAAAGCAACGCAGCAGCCGGAAGATATAGCACAGCAGCCGGAAGAAGCAGCACATTTTATAAAGATGCTGAATTTATCTTGTTTCTCTTACCTGGTGATTCCCTGGATACATTTTCTAATCCCCATCTATTTACTAAAAAAACAGCGGAACATAGGTGGCGATGCACTTACCATCAGCAGGAAAATAATCAGGCAGCAGATGTATTGGGTGGCCGCCTTACAATTGCTCATGCTCCTTACATTTGCTTATAACTACATCCAGGTGACGGGCAACGGTCACTATATCGCACACTATTTATGGCCTTTTTTATTCATGTATTTGCTGAATGCGGGATTGATTCTATACAACAACCAGCTTATTCAAACGCAATTAAAACTCATTGATCCTCAATCATTGTCGTGTAATTGA
- a CDS encoding nuclear transport factor 2 family protein — protein MNPNNKAILEKANAAITEGNNEGFLSFCTDDVVWTFVGDRILQGKEAVRQYMTTAYAEPPAFIVENLIAEGDFVTALGKISMKNENGVKVHYTYCDVWRFRDGKMAELTAFVIETES, from the coding sequence ATGAATCCGAATAATAAAGCTATACTCGAAAAAGCTAATGCAGCTATCACCGAAGGGAATAACGAAGGATTTCTGTCTTTCTGCACTGACGATGTAGTATGGACATTCGTAGGTGATAGAATACTACAAGGCAAGGAAGCCGTTCGGCAATACATGACAACGGCATACGCGGAACCTCCGGCATTCATAGTCGAAAACTTAATCGCTGAAGGCGATTTTGTTACAGCACTTGGTAAAATCAGTATGAAAAATGAAAACGGCGTAAAGGTTCATTACACCTACTGTGATGTCTGGCGGTTTCGCGATGGTAAGATGGCCGAATTAACGGCTTTCGTCATAGAAACTGAGTCATAG
- a CDS encoding Gfo/Idh/MocA family oxidoreductase — MAENVQPLRVLVVGCGNMGTSHAVAYHTLDGFDICGIVSTGSSKQVLNDKLGGGYPLYSNYEEALAATKPDAVCISTYPDTHESYAIKALESGCHVFIEKPLADSVAGAERVAAAAHKAGKKLVVGYILRHHPSWERFVEIAHQLGKPLVMRMNLNQQSSGSKWGVHRNLLQSLSPIVDCGVHYIDVMCQMTRSKPVQVSAIGARLSNDIPADNYNYGQLQIRFEDGSVGWYEAGWGPMISETAFFVKDVIGPQGCVSIVAKESGAAGKSDNIEAHTKTESLRLHHAALNDKAEFAKEDIWINMEDEPDHQELCNREQRYFLKAIRENINLTDHMQDAVDSLRIAFACDESVRTGKVVTL, encoded by the coding sequence ATGGCAGAGAACGTACAACCTTTGCGGGTACTGGTAGTGGGCTGTGGCAATATGGGCACCTCCCATGCGGTAGCTTACCATACCTTGGATGGCTTTGACATATGTGGTATTGTATCTACCGGTTCCAGCAAGCAGGTATTAAATGATAAGCTGGGCGGCGGCTACCCGCTCTACAGTAACTATGAAGAAGCACTGGCTGCCACTAAGCCGGATGCCGTATGTATCTCCACTTACCCCGATACGCATGAAAGTTACGCCATTAAAGCACTGGAAAGCGGTTGTCATGTATTTATCGAGAAGCCACTGGCAGACTCGGTAGCGGGTGCTGAACGGGTAGCTGCTGCGGCACATAAAGCCGGCAAAAAACTCGTGGTAGGATATATCCTGCGGCATCATCCGTCCTGGGAACGTTTCGTGGAAATTGCCCATCAGCTGGGAAAACCGCTGGTAATGCGAATGAATCTCAACCAGCAAAGCTCCGGCAGCAAATGGGGGGTACATCGTAACCTGTTGCAAAGCCTGAGCCCTATTGTAGATTGTGGCGTGCATTACATTGATGTGATGTGCCAGATGACCCGATCTAAACCGGTGCAGGTAAGTGCTATTGGCGCCCGGTTATCTAACGATATTCCTGCGGATAACTATAACTATGGCCAGCTGCAGATTCGCTTCGAAGACGGCTCGGTGGGCTGGTACGAAGCAGGATGGGGACCTATGATCAGTGAAACCGCCTTCTTTGTAAAAGATGTCATCGGTCCGCAAGGCTGTGTGTCCATTGTGGCTAAAGAATCCGGTGCCGCCGGCAAGTCTGATAACATAGAAGCACATACGAAAACGGAATCGCTCCGGCTACATCATGCTGCGTTAAATGATAAAGCGGAATTTGCGAAAGAAGATATCTGGATCAATATGGAGGATGAGCCAGACCACCAGGAACTGTGCAATCGTGAACAGCGTTATTTCCTGAAAGCCATCCGCGAAAACATCAATCTGACAGATCATATGCAGGATGCGGTTGATAGCCTGCGCATCGCCTTTGCCTGCGATGAGTCTGTGCGTACTGGAAAAGTTGTTACTTTATAG
- a CDS encoding slipin family protein: protein MIPYYSAWMIVIIFFAVILLANAIRILREYERGVVFRLGRLVAPDGVRGPGLILLIPIIDKMVKISLRTVVMDVPSQDIITQDNVSVKVNAVVYFRVVEPGKAVIQVENHLIATSQLSQTTLRSVLGQSDLDDLLSQREKINIKLQQIIDKHTEPWGVKVSTVEVKQIDLPQEMQRAMAKQAEAERERRSKIIAAEGEFQASQRLADAAKVLSEQPSALTLRYLQTLREIATEKNSTTIFPVPIDLLKPFLNKPE from the coding sequence ATGATACCATATTATTCCGCCTGGATGATCGTCATTATCTTTTTTGCCGTCATCCTGCTTGCAAATGCCATCCGCATCCTGCGGGAATATGAGCGTGGCGTTGTATTCCGCCTGGGACGACTGGTGGCTCCTGATGGTGTACGTGGGCCGGGATTAATACTGCTCATCCCCATCATTGATAAAATGGTGAAGATAAGCCTGCGTACGGTAGTCATGGATGTACCTTCCCAGGATATTATCACTCAGGATAACGTATCCGTCAAGGTAAATGCGGTGGTGTACTTCCGGGTAGTCGAACCCGGCAAGGCCGTTATACAGGTGGAAAATCACCTGATAGCCACCTCTCAGCTTTCGCAAACTACGCTGCGTAGTGTTCTGGGGCAATCAGACCTGGATGATCTGCTTTCACAAAGAGAAAAGATTAACATTAAATTGCAGCAGATCATTGACAAACACACAGAGCCATGGGGGGTAAAAGTTTCTACTGTAGAAGTAAAGCAGATAGATCTCCCGCAGGAGATGCAGCGAGCCATGGCCAAGCAGGCGGAAGCAGAAAGAGAACGCCGTTCCAAGATCATAGCTGCCGAAGGTGAATTCCAGGCTTCCCAGCGTCTTGCCGACGCAGCAAAAGTATTGAGCGAACAACCCAGTGCGCTCACGTTACGTTATCTGCAAACACTTAGGGAAATCGCGACAGAGAAAAATTCCACTACGATTTTCCCAGTGCCAATAGATCTGCTGAAACCTTTCTTAAACAAGCCTGAATAA
- a CDS encoding nodulation protein NfeD, whose protein sequence is MKRVITFLALLFLIPSILIAQKVFIIRIDGSINPVSADFIHHSINKASAEKAICLIIYLNTPGGLLQSTRNIVHDLLEAPLPIVVYVAPGGAHAGSAGVFVTMAAHIAAMAPGTNIGAAHPVGLQSMDTVMSEKVTNDAAAFIRSIASQRSRNLEWAEQSVRKSLSITENEALEKKVIDLVAANQQELLNRIDGKSVNTSAGIKVLHTKFAQTETLQMSVTEEILSMLTDPNIIYILLLLGFYGILFELYNPGAILPGIVGIISLVVAFYSMQALPVNYAGLALIIFAIVLFVLEIKIISHGMLTIGGIVSLLLGSLMLIHSDSALESVKISLSVIIAAVTVTTLFFLFIIGAGLRAQRAKPATGIETMVGETGEVLDILNPSGNIMVHGEIWQAESVEGQIGKGEKIRIIAVKHFKLIVGHLIT, encoded by the coding sequence ATGAAGCGGGTTATTACATTTTTGGCCTTGCTTTTCCTGATCCCATCGATACTTATAGCACAAAAGGTATTTATTATAAGGATTGATGGAAGCATCAATCCTGTATCCGCAGATTTTATTCATCACAGTATTAACAAGGCCAGTGCTGAAAAGGCCATTTGTCTGATTATTTACCTTAACACCCCCGGTGGATTACTGCAATCTACCCGCAACATTGTACATGATTTGCTGGAAGCCCCACTACCCATTGTGGTATATGTTGCCCCTGGAGGCGCACATGCCGGCTCTGCAGGCGTTTTTGTGACCATGGCGGCACATATAGCAGCGATGGCACCCGGCACCAATATCGGGGCGGCGCATCCGGTGGGCTTGCAGAGCATGGATACGGTGATGAGTGAAAAAGTGACGAATGATGCTGCGGCTTTCATTCGATCCATAGCCAGCCAACGGAGCCGGAATCTGGAATGGGCGGAGCAATCAGTCCGAAAGAGCCTTTCCATTACAGAAAATGAAGCATTGGAAAAAAAAGTGATAGACCTCGTGGCGGCCAATCAGCAGGAATTGTTAAACCGTATCGATGGCAAAAGCGTAAATACATCAGCAGGCATTAAGGTATTACATACAAAATTTGCGCAAACAGAAACGCTGCAGATGAGCGTGACAGAAGAAATATTGTCGATGCTTACCGATCCTAATATTATCTACATATTGTTATTGCTGGGCTTCTACGGCATACTGTTCGAGCTGTATAATCCGGGCGCGATACTACCCGGCATTGTAGGCATAATATCGCTGGTGGTCGCTTTCTACTCCATGCAGGCCCTTCCTGTCAACTACGCCGGGCTGGCGCTGATCATATTCGCCATTGTACTTTTTGTGCTGGAGATAAAGATCATTAGTCATGGTATGTTGACAATTGGTGGTATTGTTTCTCTGCTGCTGGGTTCTCTCATGCTGATTCATTCAGATTCTGCATTGGAATCCGTAAAGATATCACTTAGTGTGATCATTGCTGCGGTAACGGTTACCACACTTTTCTTTCTGTTTATCATAGGCGCCGGACTGAGGGCCCAGCGGGCAAAGCCGGCTACTGGTATTGAAACAATGGTAGGTGAAACCGGTGAAGTGCTGGATATACTGAATCCATCAGGGAATATCATGGTACATGGAGAAATATGGCAGGCAGAATCTGTCGAGGGGCAGATAGGAAAAGGAGAAAAGATACGGATTATCGCAGTGAAGCACTTCAAATTAATTGTTGGACACTTAATTACATGA